The DNA segment CCTTGAGCGCAAGAATCTCGGGCAGCACGCGCCATTTGAAAAAGTGGAAGAAATAGGGCTTGTCATCGCTCGCCGGCGCGACATTAAACTTATAGCGCTCTAGAAAATCCAGTCTTTGCGCGCCGAGCAGCGCTTGCGCGCCCTCGAAAAAATACGGCTCTTGCAGAACGTTGTAGCGGTTGGCGTCAGACGCGCTTATTCCCGGGAAATAGGCGAGATCGAAAGACCGGTCGCGGCAAAAGGTTTTAAGCGCGGCGATCTCGGGTTCGCTGAATTCGCCATTCTTCACCAGAAGCGTGCTGGTATTCCAGCCGCGGATAAGTACTAGCCGTTTTCCCGGCTGAGATATTCCATCCCGCTCCAAAGAAACAACCGCAGTGGCGAATAATTTAAGCGTATCGCGCGGCGGAAGCGTGACCCAGCGCGTGAGCGCCAGAATTCCGCCGGGGCGCAAATGACGGAGATAATCCTGGAATGCTTCGAGCGTGTACAAATAGCTTTCGGAGAGCGCATAAAGACCGGCTGAGGAGGCGCCGAAGGCATCGACCAGCGCAACCTGTATCAGATCGTATTGTTCGCGGCTTGCCGCGACAAAACCGCGAGCTTCCGCGACATGTACCCGAACACCCGGTGCGCTGTAAGGCTTTCCGGAAAATTCGGCAAACCGATGCTGCACCAGGTCGACTAACTGCGGGTTGAGTTCCACCGCGTCAATTTGACTGGAATGGTAATAGAGCGCCTGCAACACGTCTGCGCCGGCTCCAGACCCAAGCACTAAAACTCGCGGCTGAGTAAGAAGGTGATAGGGAAGAGCGGAGGTGAGATAGTCGAGATAGCTCAAGGCCTGGTAGTGTTGGTCGAAACGATTGAGCGCGCTCATCGAGTCGCCATCGCTGAAAATACCCAGCTGCGGAGGCGGTTCGCCGCTTGCATTCAGACTCAAGCCGGGCGCATAACGAAACGGAATGAGCGGGCTTTCAACCACCGTGAGAAGAGCCAGCGGGCTGGAAACCTGATCGATTACCTTCGCATCCTTCACTTGCAATGCCTGGCTCAGGCCCTTGTAGGGAGAAAGGCGTAGTTCGCTAAAATCGCCGGACCAGGCTAATGGCATCAGAGCGGCAACTGCTAAAAATAAAACAGCCAGCCAGCGGCGACGCAGCTTGCATTCAACGCAGGCGAGCGCAGCTGCCGCAATGGCCATAGAGCCCAATAATTTCAGCGCGCCGATTGGAAAAAAAACGAAAAGCACTGCGACCACGCCAAAACTCCCCGCGCCAGCGCCAAGAATGTCGAAGCTGTAAATCCGGTGTATGTAATCGGGAAATACAGAGAACGTAAGGCAGACGCAAGTTGCGGCAAAGAAAAACGGCAGAAACAGCAGCAGGTAAATCAGCAGCAAATAATACGGCTGGCGCGGGTCCCATAAAAACTCCAGCGCATTAAAAGGCACGCGCTGCGCCAGGAGGAAACATCCGACTGCGCAAATTCCGAACAACACGGCGCAGGTCATAAAAACGTATGCGAAGCGCTGCTTAAGCTGATCTTGCGCGAGGCTCACCATGGCGCCGCTTGCTCCGTAACCCAGGAGCGCGACGCTGATGATCATGTAAGCGAAGTGATGCCACTGGATGATCGACAACAGCCGCATCAGCAGGATTTCATAGCCGAGCACCGCCGCGGAGAGCAGCGAAATGGAAAATAACGGAGGGGTCAGGCTGGGTTTAGTGTCCACCCGTCAGCGGGACGAAACTTACCGGAAGAATTTGTTTGCTCGAAATGGTACCGTCTGCTTTTTTTTCCACCAGCATCAGGTACTGCGTGAGAAACTGCGCGCCCACCGGAATCACCATCCTGCCGCCCGGCTTGAGCTGCTTGATGAGCGGCGGCGGAATCTGGCTCGCCGCGGCAGTGACGATGATCGAATCGAACGGCGCGTACTGCTCCCAGCCGTAATAGCCGTCACCCACTTTGGTGAGCACATTGCGAAAACCCAGGCGCTGCAGGCGTTCGTGCGCTTGTTTTCCAAGCGGCTCGATGATTTCGATCGTGTAAACCGACTTTGCCAGTTCGGCGAGGATTGCCGCCTGGTACCCGGAGCCGGTGCCGATTTCAAGCACCGCGTCATTGGGCCGCACGCGCATAAGGTCGGTCATGATCGCGACGATGTAGGGCTGGGAAATAGTTTGGCCGTAGCCGATGGGCAGCGGGCGGTTTTGATAGGCATCCGCGACTGCGTTCGGCGGCACGAATTTATGGCGTTCGACTATTCCCATCGCCGCCAGCACCCGCGGGTCGAGCGCAGTCTTGCCGGTCTCATACCGGGTGTCGACGGTCATTGCTTTAATCTCGTCCACCATGTGCTGCCGGCGCTGCGCATACTCGTCGCCCGCTTGAACCGCCGGGCAAACAAGAACCATCAATAACGGAAGGAAAC comes from the Burkholderiales bacterium genome and includes:
- a CDS encoding protein-L-isoaspartate(D-aspartate) O-methyltransferase; this translates as MVLVCPAVQAGDEYAQRRQHMVDEIKAMTVDTRYETGKTALDPRVLAAMGIVERHKFVPPNAVADAYQNRPLPIGYGQTISQPYIVAIMTDLMRVRPNDAVLEIGTGSGYQAAILAELAKSVYTIEIIEPLGKQAHERLQRLGFRNVLTKVGDGYYGWEQYAPFDSIIVTAAASQIPPPLIKQLKPGGRMVIPVGAQFLTQYLMLVEKKADGTISSKQILPVSFVPLTGGH
- a CDS encoding SAM-dependent methyltransferase is translated as MDTKPSLTPPLFSISLLSAAVLGYEILLMRLLSIIQWHHFAYMIISVALLGYGASGAMVSLAQDQLKQRFAYVFMTCAVLFGICAVGCFLLAQRVPFNALEFLWDPRQPYYLLLIYLLLFLPFFFAATCVCLTFSVFPDYIHRIYSFDILGAGAGSFGVVAVLFVFFPIGALKLLGSMAIAAAALACVECKLRRRWLAVLFLAVAALMPLAWSGDFSELRLSPYKGLSQALQVKDAKVIDQVSSPLALLTVVESPLIPFRYAPGLSLNASGEPPPQLGIFSDGDSMSALNRFDQHYQALSYLDYLTSALPYHLLTQPRVLVLGSGAGADVLQALYYHSSQIDAVELNPQLVDLVQHRFAEFSGKPYSAPGVRVHVAEARGFVAASREQYDLIQVALVDAFGASSAGLYALSESYLYTLEAFQDYLRHLRPGGILALTRWVTLPPRDTLKLFATAVVSLERDGISQPGKRLVLIRGWNTSTLLVKNGEFSEPEIAALKTFCRDRSFDLAYFPGISASDANRYNVLQEPYFFEGAQALLGAQRLDFLERYKFNVAPASDDKPYFFHFFKWRVLPEILALK